The following are encoded together in the Capsulimonas corticalis genome:
- a CDS encoding Gfo/Idh/MocA family protein, whose product MAQREIRFGVIGCGLMGREFASAAARWSHLLEMDVRPRIVGICDADPKTFGWFQDSSPDIKIATGDYQDLLNSSEIDAIYCAVPHNLHERIYIDIINAGKHLLGEKPFGIDLEANARVMDAVRAHPEVLVRCSSEFPFYPGAQRVIQAIQEERFGRILEVRAGFLHSSDLDPRKPINWKRRIATNGAYGCMGDLGLHVLHAPLRAGWAPRNVRAMLTNVVTHRPGPDGAPALCETWDNALLSCEVASGEQAFPMLLETKRIAPGETNTWYLQVYGTEFSAEFSTKYPKTLRTLPYAPGDEQAWRTLDLGPASCYPTITGGIFEFGFSDSILQMWAAFCDEIAHGDAMRQPFRCATPNETAQSHRVFTAALASQAQAQVIAID is encoded by the coding sequence ATGGCGCAGCGAGAAATACGATTTGGTGTGATTGGGTGCGGCCTGATGGGCCGCGAATTCGCCAGCGCGGCGGCGCGCTGGTCGCATCTGCTGGAGATGGACGTGCGTCCGCGAATCGTCGGGATCTGCGACGCCGATCCGAAGACTTTCGGCTGGTTTCAAGACAGTTCTCCGGACATCAAGATCGCGACGGGAGATTATCAGGACCTGCTGAACAGCTCTGAAATTGACGCGATTTATTGCGCCGTGCCGCACAATCTACACGAGCGGATTTATATCGACATTATCAATGCCGGTAAGCATCTGCTGGGCGAGAAGCCGTTTGGGATCGATTTAGAAGCGAACGCGCGGGTCATGGACGCCGTGCGCGCGCATCCCGAAGTTCTGGTGCGATGCTCTTCGGAATTCCCGTTCTATCCCGGCGCCCAGCGGGTGATCCAGGCCATACAAGAAGAGCGCTTCGGGCGCATTTTAGAAGTGCGCGCCGGGTTCCTCCACAGCAGCGATTTGGACCCGCGCAAGCCGATCAACTGGAAGCGCCGGATCGCCACCAACGGCGCCTATGGCTGTATGGGCGATCTGGGCCTGCACGTTCTGCACGCGCCATTGCGTGCGGGGTGGGCGCCGCGCAACGTGCGCGCGATGCTCACCAATGTGGTGACGCATCGGCCAGGCCCAGACGGCGCCCCCGCCCTCTGCGAGACCTGGGACAATGCGCTGCTGTCGTGTGAAGTGGCTTCGGGCGAGCAGGCGTTTCCCATGCTGCTGGAAACCAAGCGCATCGCGCCCGGCGAAACTAATACCTGGTATCTCCAGGTGTACGGCACGGAGTTTTCGGCGGAGTTCAGCACGAAATATCCCAAAACCCTGCGCACTCTGCCCTACGCGCCGGGCGACGAGCAGGCGTGGCGCACCCTCGATCTCGGTCCGGCGTCGTGTTATCCCACGATTACCGGGGGAATCTTCGAGTTCGGATTCTCGGATTCGATCTTGCAGATGTGGGCGGCCTTTTGCGATGAAATCGCGCACGGCGACGCGATGCGTCAGCCGTTCCGCTGCGCCACTCCCAACGAAACGGCGCAGAGCCATCGTGTGTTCACGGCGGCGCTGGCGTCCCAGGCGCAGGCGCAGGTAATCGCCATTGACTAG
- a CDS encoding carbohydrate kinase family protein: protein MPNHENDRSADVVVAGHICLDIIPQIRADDFQFVPGGLLETGPAVLATGGAVANTGLALHQLGVNVRLVGKIGDDVLGGALRDLVSGDTLDLAANMVVAHGEHTSYSVILSPENRDRMFLHCPGCNATFQAADVSDEVLASSRLFHFGYPPLLPRMYANGGEELSALMRRAKSLGVTTSLDLSMPDPNGPSSAVDWPAILAAVLPYVDVFLPSAEEIFWMLDRAAYERISSGGGEFPAHVGALDLRHISQVLLDMGCAVAGVKLGERGLYLRTASSARFGDAGRAFLNPMASWFDREFWSPCFDVHVVGATGAGDATIAGFLMALLRGDDPAQCLVAACAVGACSVEAVDAFSGVRSWPETSARLAQGWKRCATHSGDGWVWDKTRGVFEPQAG from the coding sequence ATGCCCAATCACGAAAACGACCGCTCGGCGGATGTCGTCGTGGCGGGACACATTTGCCTCGACATTATCCCGCAGATCCGCGCGGACGATTTTCAGTTTGTCCCCGGCGGCTTGCTGGAAACGGGGCCGGCGGTTCTGGCGACCGGCGGCGCGGTGGCGAACACGGGGCTTGCGCTGCATCAACTGGGAGTGAATGTTCGGCTCGTGGGGAAGATCGGCGACGACGTGCTTGGCGGCGCCCTGCGCGATTTAGTATCCGGCGACACACTCGATCTCGCCGCGAACATGGTCGTCGCCCACGGAGAGCACACGTCGTACAGCGTGATCCTCAGCCCAGAAAATCGCGACCGTATGTTTCTGCACTGCCCTGGCTGCAACGCCACGTTCCAAGCCGCCGATGTTTCGGACGAGGTCTTGGCGTCTTCGCGCCTGTTCCATTTCGGCTATCCGCCCTTGCTCCCTCGCATGTACGCGAACGGGGGCGAAGAATTGAGCGCACTGATGCGGCGCGCGAAATCGCTGGGCGTGACCACTTCGCTGGATCTCAGCATGCCCGATCCAAACGGTCCCTCCAGCGCCGTCGACTGGCCGGCGATCCTGGCGGCGGTTCTGCCGTACGTGGACGTGTTTCTGCCAAGCGCCGAAGAGATCTTCTGGATGCTGGACCGCGCCGCTTACGAGCGTATTTCGTCGGGCGGCGGTGAATTCCCCGCTCATGTCGGCGCATTAGACCTGCGCCATATCTCCCAGGTGCTGCTCGACATGGGCTGCGCCGTCGCGGGCGTCAAGCTCGGAGAACGGGGCCTTTATTTGCGCACCGCCTCATCCGCTCGCTTTGGCGACGCCGGCCGAGCCTTCCTCAACCCCATGGCATCCTGGTTCGACCGTGAATTCTGGTCTCCCTGCTTCGACGTCCACGTTGTCGGCGCGACCGGCGCCGGGGACGCGACCATCGCCGGCTTCCTGATGGCCCTTCTGCGCGGGGACGATCCCGCCCAATGCCTCGTCGCCGCCTGCGCCGTCGGCGCATGCAGCGTCGAAGCCGTGGACGCCTTCAGCGGCGTCCGCTCCTGGCCCGAAACTTCCGCGCGTCTCGCGCAGGGCTGGAAACGATGCGCCACGCACTCCGGCGACGGCTGGGTGTGGGACAAAACGCGTGGCGTGTTTGAGCCGCAGGCAGGATAA
- a CDS encoding D-lyxose/D-mannose family sugar isomerase: protein MISQQKLEEVQARAHEYLQRAGIVLTPEEAAHIEVADFGLGDLDVHGLQLITYINTERVCAKELVLFPRQTCPEHRHPPIDGEPGKEETFRCRSGLVYLYVEGEGSGTLQARPPLGSEDVYTVGQEIVLIPGEQYTIMPDTRHWFQAGDEGAVVSEFSTRSRDEFDIFTDPRIQRVTIVE from the coding sequence ATGATCTCACAGCAAAAGCTCGAAGAAGTTCAGGCGCGCGCCCACGAATACCTCCAGCGCGCCGGGATTGTGCTGACGCCCGAAGAAGCCGCGCACATCGAAGTCGCCGACTTCGGCCTCGGCGATCTGGATGTCCACGGCCTCCAGCTCATCACCTACATCAACACCGAGCGCGTTTGCGCGAAAGAGTTAGTGCTGTTCCCCCGCCAGACCTGCCCCGAGCATCGGCATCCGCCGATTGACGGCGAGCCGGGCAAGGAGGAGACGTTTCGCTGTCGGTCCGGCCTGGTGTATCTGTACGTGGAAGGCGAGGGGAGCGGGACTTTACAGGCGCGGCCGCCGCTGGGTTCGGAGGATGTGTATACGGTCGGGCAGGAGATTGTGCTGATACCAGGCGAGCAGTACACGATCATGCCGGACACGCGGCACTGGTTCCAGGCGGGCGACGAGGGCGCGGTAGTGTCCGAGTTCTCGACGCGCAGCCGGGATGAGTTCGATATCTTTACCGATCCCCGAATACAGCGTGTGACGATTGTGGAGTGA
- a CDS encoding ATP-grasp domain-containing protein, with the protein MKKTTWIVQASKGATSPTLTALKNACAACDAPLVEVRVIPFLEEMPDVPPEVEWPFFIYGFTTLILSALRSDRWRKGVFFDPALFTPTAYHQYYGDRMLNDGMTVATPSEIEAWGWAAERKLFIRPNDDLKRLAGQVMTYAEFCSWFDGFRDATDTEIQADTPLIVAPYRQITAEWRLFLLEGRVIGSSQYQPEAAPFTPPEVFAYAEAAAAEWSPAPAFVMDIASSEGALKIIELNCINGSGFYQANVGNIVREISRYQEIR; encoded by the coding sequence ATGAAGAAGACGACCTGGATCGTTCAGGCTAGTAAAGGCGCGACATCGCCGACGCTGACGGCTCTGAAGAACGCCTGCGCCGCGTGTGACGCTCCTCTGGTGGAAGTGCGGGTCATCCCGTTTCTCGAAGAGATGCCGGACGTGCCGCCGGAGGTCGAGTGGCCGTTTTTCATTTATGGATTTACGACGCTGATCTTGAGCGCGCTTCGTTCGGATCGATGGCGCAAAGGCGTCTTCTTCGATCCCGCGCTGTTTACCCCGACGGCCTACCATCAGTATTACGGCGATCGAATGCTCAATGATGGGATGACGGTCGCCACGCCGTCCGAAATCGAAGCCTGGGGCTGGGCCGCCGAACGCAAGCTATTCATTCGCCCTAACGACGATCTGAAGCGACTGGCCGGGCAGGTGATGACGTACGCCGAATTCTGTTCGTGGTTCGATGGGTTCCGAGACGCTACGGACACCGAGATCCAGGCGGACACGCCGCTGATCGTGGCGCCCTACCGACAGATCACCGCCGAATGGCGCCTATTTCTGCTCGAAGGCCGCGTGATCGGATCGTCCCAATATCAGCCGGAGGCCGCGCCCTTCACTCCTCCGGAAGTGTTCGCCTACGCGGAGGCCGCCGCCGCTGAGTGGTCGCCCGCGCCCGCCTTCGTCATGGACATTGCGAGTTCCGAGGGAGCGCTGAAGATCATCGAACTGAACTGCATCAATGGGAGCGGCTTTTATCAGGCGAACGTCGGCAATATTGTCCGGGAGATTTCCCGTTATCAGGAAATTCGCTGA
- a CDS encoding Uma2 family endonuclease translates to MTPNTITETSEAAMPSPHRWTRDDYYRLGDLGFFPPEIRVELIDGEIIETMSPQKTPHTVTLHAVVHALRSAFGGDTYIREQSPMTLADTSEPEPDILVARGTFHDYKDRHPGPADTLLLVEISDSTLTYDRTRKAALYAASGVGEYWIVNVAARELEVRRSPQAGSYQEASVYYDTQSITPLSAPEAVIAVTDLFP, encoded by the coding sequence ATGACGCCGAATACAATTACCGAAACATCCGAAGCCGCCATGCCCTCTCCGCATCGTTGGACTCGGGACGACTACTACCGCCTCGGCGATCTCGGTTTCTTTCCGCCTGAAATACGCGTCGAATTAATTGACGGAGAGATCATTGAGACCATGAGCCCTCAGAAGACGCCGCACACCGTCACGCTGCACGCTGTCGTCCATGCGCTTCGCTCCGCTTTTGGCGGCGACACTTATATCCGTGAACAGTCTCCCATGACACTTGCGGATACCTCGGAGCCAGAGCCGGATATCCTCGTCGCACGCGGTACTTTCCACGACTATAAAGACCGCCATCCCGGCCCTGCGGACACGCTTCTGCTGGTTGAGATTTCCGACAGCACGCTGACCTACGACCGCACCCGAAAAGCCGCGCTTTACGCCGCCTCCGGCGTCGGCGAGTATTGGATCGTCAATGTAGCGGCGCGGGAGCTGGAAGTTCGGCGGTCGCCGCAGGCGGGATCGTATCAAGAGGCAAGCGTCTATTACGATACGCAGAGTATCACGCCCCTGTCCGCTCCCGAGGCGGTGATCGCCGTCACCGACCTTTTCCCCTAA
- a CDS encoding helix-turn-helix domain-containing protein has translation MDMQEAFSRLKRVLDAQGLNTADLVRRVAEQGDRINAKSIYRLADPEEPLEKVDMRVIGAVCQALGIGIADILTFDEPTIVEDLGAAKQARMDALMARHSERSGPGLTAAELTELEKLVGEAETIALGNARRLAARRRRLLRAPRRPQPAADSSHTAE, from the coding sequence ATGGACATGCAGGAAGCGTTTTCTCGGCTGAAACGGGTGCTGGACGCTCAAGGATTGAATACGGCCGACCTGGTGCGCCGCGTGGCGGAGCAGGGAGATCGGATCAACGCCAAGAGCATCTATCGCCTTGCGGATCCCGAGGAGCCTTTGGAGAAGGTGGACATGCGGGTCATTGGGGCGGTCTGTCAGGCGCTGGGGATCGGGATCGCCGATATCCTTACGTTTGACGAACCGACGATCGTTGAGGACCTGGGAGCGGCGAAGCAGGCGCGTATGGACGCCCTGATGGCGCGCCACAGCGAGCGCTCCGGCCCCGGTCTGACCGCCGCCGAACTCACCGAGCTGGAGAAGCTGGTGGGCGAAGCCGAAACGATCGCGCTGGGCAACGCCCGCCGTCTCGCCGCCCGAAGGCGCCGCCTGCTGCGCGCCCCCCGCCGCCCTCAGCCGGCGGCGGATTCCTCCCACACTGCCGAATAG
- a CDS encoding fatty acid hydroxylase has translation MTHILLCELAAFALYFVYGSYFEWFFHRYLFHSPKYIYRTFREHTLVHHQIYKGDETYHTHDDHPAKVPMDWWALPAMVGFHLPLFLLVQHFTKIPSLWGGVAAISIYYTCYETFHWAMHVPKASAFLSRFRYYRFLDAHHRVHHKFMLSNLNVLFPLADLTLGTLRGADGRRIVLFPKLRADRSKEIEKAKHAKKPAHTVKSP, from the coding sequence ATGACGCATATTCTTCTGTGCGAACTGGCGGCGTTCGCACTGTATTTCGTTTACGGGAGCTACTTCGAGTGGTTCTTCCACCGGTACCTGTTTCACTCTCCCAAATATATCTATCGCACGTTTCGCGAACACACGCTGGTGCATCATCAGATCTACAAGGGCGATGAGACTTACCACACGCACGACGACCATCCGGCGAAGGTCCCCATGGACTGGTGGGCGCTGCCGGCCATGGTAGGCTTTCATTTGCCGCTGTTTCTGCTGGTTCAGCACTTTACGAAGATTCCCAGCCTCTGGGGCGGCGTTGCGGCGATTTCCATTTATTACACATGCTATGAGACGTTCCATTGGGCGATGCACGTGCCGAAGGCGTCGGCTTTTCTGAGCCGCTTTCGCTACTATCGCTTTCTCGACGCGCACCACCGCGTGCATCACAAATTCATGCTCAGCAACTTAAATGTTCTGTTCCCGCTGGCGGACCTGACGCTGGGCACGCTGCGCGGCGCCGACGGCCGCCGGATCGTCCTTTTTCCCAAACTTCGCGCCGATCGGAGCAAAGAAATCGAAAAGGCAAAACATGCGAAAAAACCCGCGCATACGGTAAAATCTCCTTAA
- a CDS encoding methyl-accepting chemotaxis protein: protein MNWFLNRKTAHKLSIGFGLCILLTTVLGGAAIGLMAHMSKIAKSIVSDSLTSTERLAEFHVGARHVRTLEFQAILSRTPKDRDKYLTDAAKAQSEADSALDAYGQAATDTADKQNYDKLKDQWTGYQTQQQTWTPMLMRGEKDRSADLLNGEMRSQFHAISDTVSAMTAWNHAHGVWYSGQITKASNEGLRTTLALIFCAALAGVAVGSFITRYMVRVVSQMSNRLETLESVCVTNLSAAVTAMERGDLTVAIITQTKPLEIEAQDEFGSMARTFNAMLGQIHSTVESFRKSQAALSRLILGLQENAAQVSQASGTVADASQQIGNSTEEISSVMLEVAQASDQSARGASEVAQGSTSQARSLADSAELVKQLAYGVQGVAKDAEAATQAANLANESAAAGGRTVALAVEGMQSIHKSVSQSAQVIQALGSSSEQIGSIVATIEQIAEQTNLLALNAAIEAARAGEAGRGFAVVADEVRKLAERSSAATREIGGLIAQVLTRTSQAVKTMETGTQEVAKGTALAEEAGAALLQIQSVVQGVTERVMGISAASVRMSVSADNVSQSINDIAAVVEESSAAAEEMSASAEEVSASIQTVTDTAAMQTASVEELVASAEELASIAQTLEKAISQFHVLEDRPSEQLPRLTLSKAA, encoded by the coding sequence ATGAATTGGTTTCTCAACCGCAAAACAGCCCATAAGCTTTCGATCGGCTTCGGCCTTTGTATACTCTTGACGACGGTGCTTGGCGGCGCGGCCATCGGTTTGATGGCGCACATGAGCAAAATCGCGAAAAGCATCGTCTCGGATTCGCTCACCAGCACCGAGCGTCTTGCGGAGTTCCATGTCGGGGCCCGTCATGTCCGGACATTGGAATTCCAGGCTATTCTTTCGCGCACTCCGAAGGATCGCGACAAATATTTGACCGACGCCGCCAAAGCGCAGTCGGAGGCGGATTCGGCGCTGGACGCCTATGGGCAGGCCGCGACCGACACGGCGGACAAGCAAAACTACGACAAACTCAAAGATCAGTGGACCGGCTATCAGACTCAGCAGCAAACATGGACGCCGATGCTGATGCGCGGCGAGAAAGATCGGAGCGCGGACCTGCTGAACGGGGAGATGCGCTCGCAGTTCCACGCGATCAGCGACACGGTCTCGGCAATGACGGCCTGGAACCACGCGCACGGCGTTTGGTATAGCGGCCAGATCACCAAGGCGTCCAATGAGGGCCTGCGGACGACCCTCGCGCTCATCTTCTGCGCCGCGTTGGCCGGCGTGGCCGTCGGCAGCTTCATCACGCGATATATGGTTCGCGTCGTGTCGCAAATGTCGAATCGGCTGGAGACGCTGGAATCCGTATGCGTCACCAATCTGAGCGCCGCCGTCACCGCGATGGAGCGGGGAGACTTGACCGTCGCCATCATCACGCAAACCAAGCCGCTTGAGATCGAGGCGCAGGACGAGTTCGGTTCGATGGCGCGCACGTTCAACGCCATGCTCGGGCAGATCCACTCGACCGTCGAATCGTTTCGTAAATCCCAGGCCGCGCTCAGCCGCTTGATCCTCGGTCTTCAGGAAAACGCCGCGCAGGTCTCCCAGGCTTCCGGGACTGTCGCGGACGCCAGCCAGCAGATCGGAAACTCAACCGAAGAGATCAGCAGCGTGATGCTCGAAGTCGCCCAGGCCAGCGATCAATCGGCGCGAGGCGCGAGCGAAGTCGCGCAGGGCAGCACGTCGCAGGCGCGCTCCCTCGCCGACAGCGCCGAACTGGTCAAGCAGCTTGCGTACGGCGTTCAAGGCGTGGCCAAGGACGCCGAGGCCGCCACCCAGGCCGCCAACCTCGCCAACGAAAGCGCCGCCGCCGGAGGAAGAACCGTCGCGCTCGCCGTCGAAGGAATGCAAAGCATCCACAAGAGCGTCTCCCAGTCCGCACAGGTCATTCAGGCTCTCGGAAGCTCCTCCGAGCAGATCGGAAGCATCGTCGCCACCATCGAACAGATCGCCGAGCAGACCAACCTCCTCGCCCTCAACGCCGCCATCGAAGCGGCGCGGGCCGGAGAAGCCGGACGCGGCTTCGCGGTCGTCGCCGATGAAGTGCGCAAGCTCGCCGAACGCTCCAGCGCCGCCACCCGCGAGATCGGCGGCCTGATCGCTCAGGTGCTCACGCGGACCAGCCAGGCGGTCAAGACGATGGAGACGGGCACTCAGGAAGTAGCCAAGGGCACGGCGCTGGCGGAAGAAGCAGGCGCGGCGCTGCTTCAGATCCAGTCGGTGGTCCAGGGCGTGACAGAGCGTGTGATGGGGATCAGCGCGGCGTCGGTTCGGATGAGCGTTTCGGCGGACAACGTGTCGCAGTCGATCAACGACATCGCGGCAGTGGTCGAGGAAAGCTCGGCGGCGGCGGAAGAAATGAGCGCTTCGGCGGAGGAAGTGTCGGCGTCGATCCAGACGGTGACGGACACGGCCGCCATGCAGACGGCGAGCGTCGAGGAGCTGGTCGCCAGCGCCGAGGAGCTCGCCAGCATCGCGCAGACGCTGGAAAAGGCGATCTCTCAGTTTCACGTCCTCGAAGATCGGCCTTCCGAGCAGCTCCCCCGCCTCACGCTGAGCAAAGCCGCATAA
- a CDS encoding phosphoglycerate kinase, which translates to MSFNKKTVEDIDVAGKRVLVRVDFNVPQDETGAITDDRRIRAALPTIQYLIQHNARVILASHLGRPKGGPEPKYSLAPVAARLGELIGKSVPLAPDSVGDAVKAQVSALADGDVLLLENVRFHPEEEKNDPAFATELASLAELYVNDAFGTAHRAHASTEGVAQHLPAVAGFLLKKELDYLGETVNNPKRPFVAILGGAKVKDKISVIQALLPKVDTLIIGGGMAYTFFKAQGKEIGKSLLDASNIDFAKQVLAESGDKILLPVDVIVTNGNPFGGDVDSLESKAVSVDAIPSDWEGVDIGPVTIKEFAAVIQGAATVIWNGPAGIFEIPRFAVGTQGVAQALADSSAITIVGGGDSAAAVEKLGFADQITHISTGGGASLEFLEGKELPGVAALQDK; encoded by the coding sequence ATGAGCTTTAATAAGAAGACCGTCGAGGATATCGACGTCGCCGGCAAGCGAGTGCTGGTGCGCGTGGACTTCAACGTGCCGCAGGACGAGACCGGCGCCATTACGGACGATCGCCGCATCCGCGCCGCTCTGCCGACCATTCAATATCTGATCCAGCACAACGCGCGCGTCATTCTGGCGTCGCACCTGGGCCGGCCCAAGGGTGGGCCGGAGCCCAAGTACAGCCTGGCGCCCGTCGCGGCCCGCCTGGGCGAACTGATCGGCAAGAGCGTCCCGCTTGCCCCCGACAGCGTCGGCGACGCGGTCAAGGCGCAGGTGAGCGCCCTGGCGGACGGCGATGTCCTGCTGCTGGAGAACGTGCGCTTCCATCCGGAAGAAGAGAAGAACGATCCCGCGTTCGCTACCGAGCTCGCGTCCCTGGCGGAACTCTACGTCAATGACGCCTTCGGCACCGCGCACCGCGCCCACGCCTCCACCGAAGGCGTCGCACAGCATCTTCCCGCCGTCGCCGGCTTCCTGCTCAAGAAAGAGCTGGATTACCTCGGCGAAACCGTCAACAACCCCAAGCGCCCGTTCGTCGCCATTCTCGGCGGCGCCAAGGTGAAGGACAAGATCTCCGTGATCCAGGCGCTGCTGCCCAAGGTCGACACGCTGATCATCGGCGGCGGCATGGCGTACACCTTCTTCAAGGCCCAGGGCAAGGAGATCGGCAAGTCCCTGCTCGACGCCAGCAACATCGACTTCGCCAAGCAGGTCCTGGCAGAGAGCGGCGACAAGATCTTGCTCCCGGTGGACGTGATCGTGACCAACGGCAACCCGTTCGGCGGCGATGTCGATTCTCTGGAATCCAAGGCGGTCTCCGTGGATGCGATTCCCTCGGACTGGGAAGGCGTGGACATCGGCCCGGTCACCATCAAGGAGTTCGCGGCGGTCATTCAGGGCGCGGCGACCGTGATCTGGAACGGCCCGGCGGGCATCTTCGAGATCCCGCGCTTCGCGGTCGGAACGCAAGGCGTGGCGCAGGCGCTGGCCGACAGCAGCGCGATCACCATCGTCGGCGGCGGCGATTCAGCGGCGGCGGTCGAGAAGCTTGGCTTTGCGGACCAGATCACCCACATCTCCACCGGCGGCGGCGCCTCGCTGGAGTTCCTGGAAGGCAAAGAGCTCCCCGGCGTCGCGGCGCTTCAGGATAAGTAA
- a CDS encoding DUF4118 domain-containing protein — protein MKSVIGPISTQKAYLFSPILVALTTWLLFVAQRYTMEAEGAPYIRPYAIVFVLPIALLTLLGGRGPGVLTLISACLSLIYIVCEPHFSWRVSHHRDWVEMLLLLLIGAILIYALESVRQNGYLLADAAEARSRLDASEERRLAFNREVLLAVTGGRLLLCGEEELRGMVSGEPELRASLGSAADAAHLRGDLRTHLEAQGMANRVRTDDLMTCVMEAATNAVKYGRGGEAAFWTAEDHVAVLITDRGDGIQPSDLARATLESGYSTRATLGMGYTLMLQTADLLALCTSDAGTSLLIRVGNQPLQTAQDEFLARYTSIAA, from the coding sequence ATGAAAAGCGTTATTGGACCGATTTCGACGCAAAAGGCTTATTTATTCTCTCCTATTCTCGTCGCGCTGACCACCTGGCTATTATTTGTCGCGCAGCGTTATACCATGGAAGCGGAAGGGGCTCCCTACATTCGCCCATACGCAATCGTTTTCGTTCTTCCGATCGCACTATTAACTCTTCTGGGCGGGCGCGGCCCGGGAGTCCTGACCCTGATCAGCGCCTGCCTTTCTCTGATCTACATCGTGTGCGAGCCCCACTTTTCGTGGCGTGTCAGCCACCATCGGGATTGGGTGGAGATGCTGCTGCTGCTGCTGATCGGCGCGATCCTGATCTATGCGCTGGAATCGGTGCGGCAAAACGGATATCTGCTCGCGGACGCCGCCGAGGCGCGCAGCCGGCTGGACGCCAGCGAGGAGCGGCGGCTGGCGTTTAACCGCGAGGTGCTGCTGGCGGTGACGGGCGGGCGTCTGCTGCTCTGCGGCGAGGAGGAGCTGCGCGGAATGGTGAGCGGCGAGCCGGAGCTGCGCGCGTCGCTCGGCAGCGCCGCCGACGCGGCCCATCTGCGCGGGGATCTCAGGACTCATCTCGAAGCCCAGGGGATGGCGAATCGGGTGCGCACCGACGATCTGATGACCTGCGTGATGGAGGCGGCGACCAACGCCGTGAAATACGGGCGCGGCGGCGAAGCCGCCTTCTGGACCGCCGAAGACCATGTCGCCGTCCTGATCACGGATCGCGGCGACGGCATTCAGCCGTCCGACCTCGCCCGCGCCACCCTGGAAAGCGGCTACTCCACCCGCGCCACCCTCGGCATGGGGTACACCCTGATGCTGCAAACGGCGGACCTGCTGGCGCTGTGCACCTCGGACGCCGGCACTTCCCTCTTGATACGCGTCGGCAACCAGCCGCTGCAAACGGCGCAGGACGAATTCCTCGCGCGCTATACATCGATCGCCGCCTGA
- a CDS encoding TetR/AcrR family transcriptional regulator, producing MEVFWRLGYESASLSELTGAIGINAPSFYAAFGSKEALFQEAVALYQTGVGSGTARAIAEQPTARAAIATILRDAVQLFTDGSSPPGCLIVLGTMNCSPASKGAQEHLLVLRRRTQDIIRERLERGIAEGDVPASANVSAMTSFYTTVLHGLSIQARDGDSRATLTDVADCAMSAWDGLAGASKR from the coding sequence ATGGAAGTATTTTGGCGGCTTGGGTACGAGAGCGCTTCCCTGTCGGAATTGACCGGCGCCATCGGAATCAACGCGCCCAGCTTTTACGCCGCGTTCGGTTCCAAGGAAGCGCTGTTCCAGGAAGCAGTGGCGCTGTATCAGACGGGAGTGGGATCGGGAACGGCGCGCGCGATCGCCGAGCAGCCGACCGCGCGCGCGGCGATTGCAACGATACTGCGGGACGCGGTCCAGCTTTTCACGGACGGATCTTCGCCGCCAGGGTGCTTAATTGTGCTGGGAACGATGAACTGCTCCCCCGCGAGCAAGGGCGCTCAAGAGCATCTCTTAGTGCTGCGCCGCCGAACGCAAGACATCATTCGGGAGCGACTGGAGCGCGGGATCGCCGAGGGTGATGTCCCCGCAAGCGCCAACGTGAGCGCCATGACGTCATTCTATACCACGGTTTTGCATGGCCTCTCCATTCAGGCCCGCGATGGAGACTCCCGCGCGACGTTGACCGATGTTGCGGACTGTGCGATGTCCGCCTGGGATGGACTCGCAGGCGCCTCCAAACGCTGA